The following proteins are co-located in the Streptomyces bottropensis ATCC 25435 genome:
- a CDS encoding LLM class flavin-dependent oxidoreductase, whose product MEFGLFVQGYVGKRALTDPLAEHKALMEETEYVIQADRSGFKYAWASEHHFLEEYSHLSANDVFLGYLAHATDRIHLGSGIFNPLAQVNHPVKVAEKVTMLDHLTEGRFEFGSGRGAGSHEILGFIPGVTDMNHTKEIWEETIAEFPKMWLQDEYVGFQGKHWSLPPRKILPKPYGKSHPAMWYAAGSPPSYSMAARKGLGVLGFSVQKVSDMEWVLEKYKTAIVDAEPIGDFVNDNVMVTTTAICAPTHDEAVRIAVNGGLHYLPSLVFRYHDTFPRPDGFPVWPETLPEYNEEFIELLIEEELLICGDPDEVFRQCKRWEQAGADQLSFGLPVGVPKEATLQTIRLVGEHVIPKIDTDPVHRTSRFRSAASAG is encoded by the coding sequence TTGGAATTCGGGCTCTTTGTACAGGGATACGTGGGCAAGCGGGCCTTGACGGACCCGCTAGCCGAGCACAAGGCGCTGATGGAGGAGACCGAGTACGTCATCCAGGCGGACAGGTCCGGTTTCAAGTACGCGTGGGCGTCCGAGCACCACTTCCTGGAGGAGTACTCGCACCTCTCCGCCAACGACGTCTTCCTCGGCTACCTCGCGCACGCCACCGACCGGATCCATCTCGGCTCCGGCATCTTCAACCCGCTCGCCCAGGTCAACCACCCCGTGAAGGTCGCCGAGAAGGTCACCATGCTCGACCATCTCACCGAGGGACGCTTCGAGTTCGGCAGCGGCCGCGGGGCCGGATCGCACGAGATCCTCGGGTTCATCCCCGGGGTGACCGACATGAACCACACCAAGGAGATCTGGGAAGAGACCATCGCCGAGTTCCCCAAGATGTGGCTCCAGGACGAGTACGTCGGCTTCCAGGGCAAGCACTGGTCCCTGCCGCCGCGCAAGATCCTTCCCAAGCCGTACGGGAAGTCGCACCCCGCGATGTGGTACGCCGCCGGGTCGCCGCCCTCGTACTCCATGGCCGCGCGCAAGGGGCTCGGCGTGCTCGGCTTCAGTGTGCAGAAGGTCTCCGACATGGAGTGGGTGCTGGAGAAGTACAAGACGGCGATCGTCGACGCCGAGCCCATCGGTGACTTCGTCAACGACAACGTCATGGTGACGACGACCGCGATCTGCGCGCCCACCCACGACGAGGCGGTCCGTATCGCGGTGAACGGCGGGCTGCACTACCTGCCGTCGCTCGTCTTCCGGTACCACGACACCTTCCCCCGGCCCGACGGCTTCCCCGTGTGGCCGGAGACGCTGCCCGAGTACAACGAGGAGTTCATCGAGCTGCTCATCGAGGAGGAGCTGTTGATCTGCGGGGACCCGGACGAGGTGTTCCGCCAGTGCAAGCGGTGGGAGCAGGCCGGGGCGGACCAGCTCAGCTTCGGGCTGCCGGTGGGGGTGCCGAAGGAGGCGACCCTGCAGACGATCCGGCTGGTCGGGGAGCACGTGATCCCGAAGATCGACACGGACCCGGTGCACCGGACGTCGCGGTTCCGCTCCGCGGCGAGCGCCGGCTGA
- a CDS encoding SDR family NAD(P)-dependent oxidoreductase translates to MGKLDGRVVLVTGAARGQGEQEARLFRAEGARVVVADVLDDQGEALAKEIGALYVHLDVSSETDWSTAVAAAKGAYGRVDGLVNNAGVLRFNSLVDTPLDEFMQVVQVNQVGVFLGIKTLAPEIEAAGGGTIVNTASYTGLTGMAYVGAYAATKHAIVGLTRVAALELARKGVRVNAVCPGSIDTAMTDPGDEVTAEAVDRLYRKRIPLGRIGRPDEVARLALFLSCEDSSYITGQPFVIDGGWLAGVSL, encoded by the coding sequence ATGGGCAAGCTCGACGGACGTGTCGTCCTCGTCACAGGCGCCGCGCGCGGCCAGGGAGAGCAGGAGGCCCGGCTGTTCCGGGCCGAGGGTGCGCGGGTGGTCGTCGCCGACGTGCTCGACGACCAGGGGGAGGCCCTCGCCAAGGAGATCGGCGCGCTCTATGTCCACCTGGACGTGTCCAGCGAGACCGACTGGTCCACGGCGGTCGCCGCCGCCAAGGGTGCGTACGGCCGCGTCGACGGCCTCGTCAACAATGCCGGTGTCCTGCGCTTCAACTCCCTCGTCGACACCCCCCTCGACGAGTTCATGCAGGTCGTTCAGGTCAACCAGGTCGGTGTCTTCCTCGGCATCAAGACCCTGGCCCCCGAGATCGAGGCGGCCGGCGGCGGCACGATCGTCAACACCGCCTCGTACACGGGGCTGACGGGGATGGCGTACGTCGGCGCGTACGCCGCGACCAAGCACGCGATCGTCGGCCTCACCCGGGTCGCCGCGCTGGAGCTGGCCCGCAAGGGCGTCCGGGTCAACGCGGTCTGCCCCGGCTCCATCGACACCGCCATGACCGACCCGGGCGACGAGGTGACCGCCGAGGCCGTCGACAGGCTCTACCGCAAGCGCATCCCGCTCGGCCGGATCGGCCGCCCCGACGAGGTCGCCCGCCTCGCCCTCTTCCTCTCCTGCGAGGACTCCTCCTACATCACCGGGCAGCCGTTCGTCATCGACGGGGGCTGGCTGGCGGGGGTGAGCCTGTGA
- a CDS encoding response regulator transcription factor: protein MRSPRHVRTSQHVGTTVPAAQARPSRAPAQPFRVPAQPPHGLSVALACAEEDWPHDDWPAPDDQYVGSALHIPPPYGALRETEADVVVLRCEDPSTSFPGLLKAMGAMSTPVIVISPRQDPEVVVEVFRGGAGYLVEGDYCTRMLSSAVMAATVGHTYLSPIACAAVRDAVRRIPGEEEARERLRSLLSPREGQIMELLSTGLGAQEISLRLRLSEKTVRNNLSNIYAKLDARGSTDAVLRWLGAITAASVLRT from the coding sequence CCCCGGCACGTCCGAACTTCCCAGCACGTCGGCACCACCGTTCCAGCTGCTCAGGCACGGCCCTCCCGCGCGCCGGCACAGCCCTTCCGTGTCCCGGCACAGCCCCCCCACGGCCTGTCGGTCGCGCTGGCCTGTGCTGAAGAGGACTGGCCGCACGACGACTGGCCGGCCCCGGACGACCAGTACGTGGGCAGCGCGCTGCACATCCCGCCGCCCTATGGCGCCCTCCGGGAGACCGAGGCGGATGTCGTGGTCCTGCGCTGCGAGGACCCGTCGACATCCTTTCCGGGGTTACTGAAGGCGATGGGCGCGATGAGCACCCCGGTGATCGTCATCAGTCCGCGCCAGGACCCGGAGGTGGTCGTCGAGGTGTTCCGGGGCGGGGCCGGCTATCTCGTCGAGGGCGACTACTGCACCCGCATGCTCTCCTCGGCGGTCATGGCCGCCACGGTCGGTCACACCTACCTTTCGCCGATCGCCTGCGCCGCCGTCCGGGACGCGGTCCGACGCATACCGGGTGAGGAGGAGGCGAGGGAGCGGCTGCGGTCCCTGCTCTCGCCCCGCGAAGGGCAGATCATGGAGCTGCTCTCCACCGGCCTCGGCGCACAGGAGATCAGCCTGCGGTTGCGGCTGAGCGAGAAGACCGTCCGCAACAACCTCAGCAACATCTACGCCAAGCTCGACGCCCGGGGCAGCACGGACGCGGTGCTGCGGTGGCTCGGGGCCATCACGGCCGCGTCCGTGCTTCGCACCTGA